The Oscarella lobularis chromosome 9, ooOscLobu1.1, whole genome shotgun sequence genome includes a window with the following:
- the LOC136190890 gene encoding collagen triple helix repeat-containing protein 1-like gives MNVKLSFHCLLALILSHDAIKGNDQIATMQGLITISLGEVLTDVSTKDTSGVCSGLPGIPGTPGHNGLPGRDGLQGQKGSDGTKGPKGDKGATGITGPKGSLGERGPIGVGRMGTKGEKGIKGNLGEPGPQGENGTTPSTNWKQCVWEEYDEKDTGLIKECLFTKRHSSTALKVAYAANMRVHCHGGGCCGRWYITFNGAECSGPITIEGVVYVNINSDVLRPRHIEGFCENIPSGIIRIAVRVGNCPNYGSSNRLSGWNSVSRIMIEEYPQSQN, from the exons ATGAATGTCAAATTAAGTTTTCACTGTCTTCTTGCTCTAATACTATCTCACGACGCTATCAAGGGTAATGACCAGATAGCAACTATGCAGGGATTGATTACGATTTCTTTAGGTGAAGTTCTGACCGACGTTTCTACTAAGGATACCTCTGGTGTCTGTTCAGGACTTCCAGGAATCCCTGGGACTCCGGGACACAACGGATTGCCAGGAAGAGACGGCTTGCAAGGACAAAAAGGAAGCGACGGAACCAAGGGCCCAAAAGGTGACAAAGGAGCTACCGGAATAACAGGTCCCAAGGGGAGTTTGGGAGAGCGAGGACCAATTGGAGTTGGACGAATGGGAACGAAAGGGGAGAAGGGAATAAAAGGAAATCTGGGAGAGCCCGGGCctcaaggagaaaacggtACCACGCCTTCCACTAATTGGAAGCAGTGTGTCTGGGAGGAATATGACGAAAAAGACACAGGTCTTATAAAG GAATGCCTTTTCACAAAACGTCACTCGTCTACCGCCTTAAAAGTAGCTTACGCTGCCAATATGAGAGTCCATTGTCATGGGGGCGGCTGCTGTGGACGTTGGTACATCACCTTTAATGGAGCGGAATGCTCAGGACCGATAACAATTGAAGGAGTCGTGTACGTCAATATCAATTCCGATGTTCTTCGACCACGCCATATAGAAGGTTTTTGTGAGAACATTCCATCCGGAATAATAAGGATAGCCGTTCGTGTTGGAAACTGTCCCAATTACGGATCATCTAATCGTTTGTCAGGATGGAATTCAGTTTCGCGCATAATGATCGAAGAATACCCTCAGTCGCAAAATTGA